In one window of Henckelia pumila isolate YLH828 chromosome 1, ASM3356847v2, whole genome shotgun sequence DNA:
- the LOC140886778 gene encoding chlorophyll a-b binding protein 7, chloroplastic, giving the protein MAVSFVPTPSTSLLRRPPSRLRHKNHAPFSRIKASWQEVAGVVVFSAIPFTAVKAIANSPLGEALQRQMEQKKKLYAENSSKFKALAEKAREESLWYGEDRPRWFGPISYKYPAHLTGELPGDYGFDIAGLSQDPVALQKYFNFEVLHARWAMLAALGVVIPEILNLLGAFQFVEPVWWRVGYSKLKGDTLDYLGIPGLHVAGSQGVVIIAICQALLMVGPEYARYCGIEALEPLGIYLPGDINYPGGILFDPLNLSKDPVAFEDLKVKEIKNGRLAMVAWLGFYAQAAVTGKGPVQNLLDHISDPFQNNLISTLKSLLT; this is encoded by the exons ATGGCAGTCTCTTTTGTTCCGACACCGTCCACCTCACTGCTCCGCCGTCCCCCGTCGCGGCTCCGCCACAAAAATCATGCACCCTTTTCGCGTATCAAAGCTTCGTGGCAGGAG GTTGCGGGCGTTGTGGTTTTCTCGGCGATTCCATTCACGGCTGTGAAAGCGATTGCCAACAGTCCTCTCGGGGAGGCACTACAGAGGCAGATGGAGCAGAAGAAGAAGCTTTATGCGGAGAACTCTTCCAAGTTTAAGGCACTTGCAGAAAAGGCAAGAGAGGAGAG TTTGTGGTATGGTGAGGATCGTCCTCGCTGGTTCGGTCCCATTTCATATAAGTATCCTGCCCATCTCACTGGTGAACTACCTGGGGACTATGGTTTTGATATTGCAGGTTTGAGCCAGGATCCTGTGGCCTTGCAGAAATATTTCAA ttttgaAGTATTGCATGCTAGGTGGGCTATGCTTGCTGCCCTTGGTGTTGTAATTCCAGAAATATTGAACCTTTTAGGAGCGTTCCAATTTGTGGAACCTGTTTGGTGGCGAGTGGGCTATTCGAAGCTTAAG GGTGATACACTAGACTATCTTGGCATCCCAGGTCTTCACGTGGCTGGAAGTCAAGGTGTGGTGATCATCGCCATCTGTCAAGCCCTTCTAATG GTCGGACCAGAATATGCACGATATTGTGGTATCGAGGCTCTTGAGCCTTTGGGAATTTATTTGCCTGGAGACATTAATTATCCTGGAGGCATATTATTCGACCCCTTGAATCTTTCCAAGGATCCAGTTGCTTTCGAGGATCTGAAGGTGAAAGAGATCAAGAATGGGCGCCTAGCCATGGTTGCCTGGTTAGGTTTTTATGCTCAGGCAGCTGTGACAGGTAAAGGTCCCGTACAGAATCTTCTCGATCACATCTCGGATCCCTTTCAGAATAACTTGATTTCAACTCTGAAATCCCTCTTGACATGA
- the LOC140886779 gene encoding large ribosomal subunit protein uL29-like, with protein sequence MARIKVHELRQKSKADLLAQLKELKAELALLRVAKVTGGAANKLSKIKVVRLSIAQVLTVISQKQKAALREVYKNKKYLPLDLRPKKTRAIRRRLTKHQASLKTEKQKKKEMYFPIRKYAIKV encoded by the exons ATGG CTCGTATCAAGGTGCATGAGCTTCGGCAGAAGAGCAAGGCGGATCTGTTGGCGCagctgaaagaattgaaggcgGAGCTTGCGCTGCTGCGCGTCGCGAAGGTGACCGGAGGCGCTGCTAACAAGCTCTCGAAAATCAAGGTGGTGAGGCTCTCAATTGCGCAGGTGCTGACCGTGATTTCGCAGAAGCAGAAGGCTGCTCTGAGGGAAGTATACAAGAACAAGAAGTATTTGCCTCTTGATCTCCGTCCCAAAAAAACGCGTGCCATCCGCCGCCGTCTCACCAAGCACCAG GCATCATTAAAGACGGAGAaacagaagaagaaagaaaTGTACTTCCCAATCAGAAAGTATGCAATCAAAGTCTAA